One Brassica napus cultivar Da-Ae chromosome C4, Da-Ae, whole genome shotgun sequence genomic region harbors:
- the LOC125585961 gene encoding cysteine proteinase inhibitor 5-like: MNKAIFLSLLSILLLPLHTFASERVGDWGPIKDLKDPHVIKIGQFAVNKYNIQSKSGLKFVNVVRGEFQVVSGVNYRFVVEADDGSNSTYKMYEAVVWEQLWMKSMNLTSFTSLLKNRFL, encoded by the coding sequence ATGAATAAGGcaatctttctttctcttctctctatcctcCTTCTCCCTCTTCACACGTTTGCTTCGGAACGTGTCGGTGATTGGGGTCCCATCAAAGACCTTAAGGATCCTCACGTCATAAAGATTGGCCAGTTTGCGGTCAACAAGTACAACATACAGAGCAAATCTGGACTGAAGTTCGTGAACGTTGTTCGTGGTGAGTTTCAGGTAGTATCTGGTGTGAATTACAGGTTTGTGGTGGAGGCTGATGATGGAAGTAACAGCACATACAAAATGTACGAGGCCGTTGTATGGGAGCAGCTGTGGATGAAATCAATGAATCTCACTTCTTTCACGTCACTATTAAAGAATCGATTCCTATGA